A window of the Streptomyces albireticuli genome harbors these coding sequences:
- a CDS encoding maleylpyruvate isomerase family mycothiol-dependent enzyme, which translates to MDHLSVFHREVLAFEAAVRRAADAGGSPLVPSCPGWSVADLVVHLGSVHRAVAHIVTRRLDGPPDPSDLSYLGLPADTHDWPLPENAPHQGPVPASLSDWFAAGAGALESVLGDRAPDAWAWTWSGERTVGFWRRVQAVEASVHRWDAERALGTARPLEADFAADAVGHNFEVFVPARRTWKSVPAGAGERFGFRRTDGPGEWTVSFDGDDVRTAGGAGPRDVEVAGTASDLLLFLWQRIPAERLDVTGDRRALDRYFALVPPV; encoded by the coding sequence GTGGACCACCTCTCCGTATTCCACCGTGAAGTCCTGGCGTTCGAGGCGGCGGTACGGCGCGCGGCCGACGCGGGCGGATCGCCCCTGGTCCCCTCCTGCCCCGGCTGGTCGGTGGCCGACCTGGTCGTCCATCTGGGCAGTGTCCACCGGGCCGTGGCCCATATCGTGACGCGGCGGCTCGACGGCCCGCCGGACCCCTCGGACCTCTCCTATCTCGGTCTGCCCGCGGACACCCACGACTGGCCGCTTCCCGAGAACGCTCCCCATCAAGGCCCGGTGCCCGCAAGTCTGTCCGACTGGTTCGCGGCCGGGGCCGGCGCCCTGGAGTCGGTGCTGGGAGACCGTGCACCGGACGCGTGGGCGTGGACGTGGTCCGGGGAGCGGACGGTCGGGTTCTGGCGGCGGGTGCAGGCCGTCGAGGCGTCGGTGCACCGCTGGGACGCCGAGCGGGCGCTCGGCACGGCCCGCCCCCTGGAGGCGGACTTCGCGGCGGACGCCGTCGGCCACAACTTCGAGGTGTTCGTGCCGGCCCGGCGGACCTGGAAGAGCGTCCCGGCGGGCGCGGGCGAGCGGTTCGGGTTCCGGCGGACCGACGGCCCCGGAGAGTGGACCGTGTCCTTCGACGGGGACGACGTGCGGACCGCCGGCGGCGCCGGACCCCGCGACGTCGAGGTGGCGGGGACCGCCTCGGACCTGCTGCTGTTCCTGTGGCAGCGGATCCCCGCGGAGCGGCTCGACGTGACGGGCGACCGGCGCGCGCTCGACCGCTATTTCGCTCTCGTGCCTCCCGTGTGA
- a CDS encoding SHOCT domain-containing protein, which yields MNTLAYTAADGGPGPWILFFPLIWAAVVIGVIVLLRRTVWRGRTSCQGRAAPPGPSPTALLGGRYAAGEIDEDEYRRRMAVLEKDFGTHTGGTRAK from the coding sequence ATGAACACCCTCGCGTACACCGCGGCCGACGGCGGCCCCGGTCCCTGGATCCTCTTCTTCCCGCTGATCTGGGCGGCCGTCGTGATCGGCGTCATCGTCCTCCTGCGCCGCACGGTGTGGCGCGGTCGCACCTCCTGCCAGGGCCGGGCGGCGCCTCCCGGACCCTCGCCGACGGCCCTCCTGGGCGGCCGGTACGCCGCGGGCGAGATCGACGAGGACGAGTACCGGCGCCGGATGGCCGTACTGGAGAAGGACTTCGGCACTCACACGGGAGGCACGAGAGCGAAATAG